A single Watersipora subatra chromosome 7, tzWatSuba1.1, whole genome shotgun sequence DNA region contains:
- the LOC137399379 gene encoding uncharacterized protein isoform X2 — MKYLRRLKELVKSVQKNNLPSAAPSVALTLPTPNETASTLGAAVASPPASMPATPRPVVTTPRPVVTTPRPAVSTPSSAVSAISGSPAAEPIASASATAEATVSTPSSSPLFMRELNVPQFTGRETRKMVVQAIGEANWSHSHSRPNYDSVVLKVLRQFPDKSDIFKDASYTEDKDCYKVFKRQLSCSVRNKRSYYAKKQKLDQEPAASVTGDIVVRAEALVVSPSKEKRNLRVQNLDTIPQSAVKEMLRPSLSIRKEAFKNMKDGWSGMVVEWPIYGQEAFLIPELELLLNRDLDLDALGKRAEDLFMAACPKETNPNDYGFEKLVIVIGKRLGDKKMLAETPEHKVSHSLPHLKFGKLCVDGEKLSVSEDPLVLLKLLAVFYIGDIEFGDAKKFGQLLEFTFLGSSTVRKGSKYLSVDKFMEKMKRESRADDE; from the exons ATGAAATACCTACGAAGACTCAAAGAGCTTGTCAAAAGTGTtcaaaag aataacttaccaagtgctGCCCCCTCTGTTGCGCTTACACTACCAACACCTAATGAAACTGCTTCAACACTCGGCGCTGCGGTCGCATCACCACCTGCTTCCATGCCGGCCACACCTAGACCTGTGGTTACCACACCTAGACCTGTGGTTACCACACCTAGACCTGCGGTTTCAACACCTTCCTCTGCTGTTTCCGCTATTTCAGGATCACCTGCCGCCGAACCTATTGCTTCAGCCTCTGCCACTGCTGAGGCGACTGTTTCAACACCCTCTAGCTCTCCATTGTTTATGCGA gAGCTCAATGTACCTCAATTTACTGGACGAGAGACCAGGAAAATGGTTGTACAGGCGATTGGGGAAGCTAATTGGTCCCATAGTCACAGCAGACCCAACTACGATAGTGTGGTACTAAAAGTCCTGAGGCAATTTCCAGATAAGAGTGACATCTTCAAAGACGCTAGCTATACCGAAGATAAGGATTGCTAc AAGGTTTTCAAAAGACAGTTATCTTGCAGCGTAAGAAACAAAAGAAGCTACTATgcgaaaaaacaaaaactcgaTCAAGAACCTGCTGCTTCGGTCACCGG GGATATAGTGGTGAGGGCAGAGGCACTAGTGGTTTCTCCGAGCAAGGAAAAGAGGAATTTGCGGGTTCAAAATCTTGACACAATTCCACAG AGTGCGGTAAAGGAGATGCTTCGTCCATCATTGTCTATTAGGAAAGAGGCTTTTAAGAACATGAAAGATGGTTGGAGTGGCATGGTTGTTGAGTGGCCAATTTATGGACAGGAGGCTTTT CTTATACCTGAGCTTGAGCTCCTTCTGAATCGGGACTTGGATTTGGACGCGTTGGGAAAGCGAGCAGAGGATTTGTTCATGGCTGCATGTCCAAAAGAGACTAATC CGAATGATTATGGATTTGAGAAACTGGTGATCGTGATTGGAAAGCGCCTTGGAGACAAAAAGATGCTGGCCGAAACACCCGAACACAAA GTAAGCCATTCTCTTCCCCACCTCAAATTTGGGAAACTCTGTGTGGATGGGGAAAAGTTAAGCGTTAGTGAGGACCCTCTCGTCCTGCTAAAACTTCTGGCAGTATTTTACATTGGGGACATCGAGTTTGGCGACGCCAAGAAGTTTGGCCAGCTGCTGGAGTTTACCTTCTTGGGCTCCAGCACCGTGAGAAAGGGAAGCAAGTATTTGTCTGTCGAcaaatttatggaaaaaatgaaGCGG GAAAGCCGAGCCGACGATGAGTAG
- the LOC137399379 gene encoding uncharacterized protein isoform X1: MEQFKTLFEEIGDTAAYEILLDNDILDEEVIPDLQPEQLQQLGVGSLGKCMKYLRRLKELVKSVQKNNLPSAAPSVALTLPTPNETASTLGAAVASPPASMPATPRPVVTTPRPVVTTPRPAVSTPSSAVSAISGSPAAEPIASASATAEATVSTPSSSPLFMRELNVPQFTGRETRKMVVQAIGEANWSHSHSRPNYDSVVLKVLRQFPDKSDIFKDASYTEDKDCYKVFKRQLSCSVRNKRSYYAKKQKLDQEPAASVTGDIVVRAEALVVSPSKEKRNLRVQNLDTIPQSAVKEMLRPSLSIRKEAFKNMKDGWSGMVVEWPIYGQEAFLIPELELLLNRDLDLDALGKRAEDLFMAACPKETNPNDYGFEKLVIVIGKRLGDKKMLAETPEHKVSHSLPHLKFGKLCVDGEKLSVSEDPLVLLKLLAVFYIGDIEFGDAKKFGQLLEFTFLGSSTVRKGSKYLSVDKFMEKMKRESRADDE, encoded by the exons ATGGAACAATTCAAAACCCTTTTTGAAGAGATAGGCGATACAGCGGCATACGAAATATTACTTG ATAATGATATCCTTGATGAAGAAGTGATACCTGACTTGCAACCAGAGCAGCTTCAGCAGCTTGGTGTTGG CTCTCTGGGGAAATGTATGAAATACCTACGAAGACTCAAAGAGCTTGTCAAAAGTGTtcaaaag aataacttaccaagtgctGCCCCCTCTGTTGCGCTTACACTACCAACACCTAATGAAACTGCTTCAACACTCGGCGCTGCGGTCGCATCACCACCTGCTTCCATGCCGGCCACACCTAGACCTGTGGTTACCACACCTAGACCTGTGGTTACCACACCTAGACCTGCGGTTTCAACACCTTCCTCTGCTGTTTCCGCTATTTCAGGATCACCTGCCGCCGAACCTATTGCTTCAGCCTCTGCCACTGCTGAGGCGACTGTTTCAACACCCTCTAGCTCTCCATTGTTTATGCGA gAGCTCAATGTACCTCAATTTACTGGACGAGAGACCAGGAAAATGGTTGTACAGGCGATTGGGGAAGCTAATTGGTCCCATAGTCACAGCAGACCCAACTACGATAGTGTGGTACTAAAAGTCCTGAGGCAATTTCCAGATAAGAGTGACATCTTCAAAGACGCTAGCTATACCGAAGATAAGGATTGCTAc AAGGTTTTCAAAAGACAGTTATCTTGCAGCGTAAGAAACAAAAGAAGCTACTATgcgaaaaaacaaaaactcgaTCAAGAACCTGCTGCTTCGGTCACCGG GGATATAGTGGTGAGGGCAGAGGCACTAGTGGTTTCTCCGAGCAAGGAAAAGAGGAATTTGCGGGTTCAAAATCTTGACACAATTCCACAG AGTGCGGTAAAGGAGATGCTTCGTCCATCATTGTCTATTAGGAAAGAGGCTTTTAAGAACATGAAAGATGGTTGGAGTGGCATGGTTGTTGAGTGGCCAATTTATGGACAGGAGGCTTTT CTTATACCTGAGCTTGAGCTCCTTCTGAATCGGGACTTGGATTTGGACGCGTTGGGAAAGCGAGCAGAGGATTTGTTCATGGCTGCATGTCCAAAAGAGACTAATC CGAATGATTATGGATTTGAGAAACTGGTGATCGTGATTGGAAAGCGCCTTGGAGACAAAAAGATGCTGGCCGAAACACCCGAACACAAA GTAAGCCATTCTCTTCCCCACCTCAAATTTGGGAAACTCTGTGTGGATGGGGAAAAGTTAAGCGTTAGTGAGGACCCTCTCGTCCTGCTAAAACTTCTGGCAGTATTTTACATTGGGGACATCGAGTTTGGCGACGCCAAGAAGTTTGGCCAGCTGCTGGAGTTTACCTTCTTGGGCTCCAGCACCGTGAGAAAGGGAAGCAAGTATTTGTCTGTCGAcaaatttatggaaaaaatgaaGCGG GAAAGCCGAGCCGACGATGAGTAG
- the LOC137399379 gene encoding uncharacterized protein isoform X3 translates to MEQFKTLFEEIGDTAAYEILLDNDILDEEVIPDLQPEQLQQLGVGSLGKCMKYLRRLKELVKSVQKNNLPSAAPSVALTLPTPNETASTLGAAVASPPASMPATPRPVVTTPRPVVTTPRPAVSTPSSAVSAISGSPAAEPIASASATAEATVSTPSSSPLFMRKVFKRQLSCSVRNKRSYYAKKQKLDQEPAASVTGDIVVRAEALVVSPSKEKRNLRVQNLDTIPQSAVKEMLRPSLSIRKEAFKNMKDGWSGMVVEWPIYGQEAFLIPELELLLNRDLDLDALGKRAEDLFMAACPKETNPNDYGFEKLVIVIGKRLGDKKMLAETPEHKVSHSLPHLKFGKLCVDGEKLSVSEDPLVLLKLLAVFYIGDIEFGDAKKFGQLLEFTFLGSSTVRKGSKYLSVDKFMEKMKRESRADDE, encoded by the exons ATGGAACAATTCAAAACCCTTTTTGAAGAGATAGGCGATACAGCGGCATACGAAATATTACTTG ATAATGATATCCTTGATGAAGAAGTGATACCTGACTTGCAACCAGAGCAGCTTCAGCAGCTTGGTGTTGG CTCTCTGGGGAAATGTATGAAATACCTACGAAGACTCAAAGAGCTTGTCAAAAGTGTtcaaaag aataacttaccaagtgctGCCCCCTCTGTTGCGCTTACACTACCAACACCTAATGAAACTGCTTCAACACTCGGCGCTGCGGTCGCATCACCACCTGCTTCCATGCCGGCCACACCTAGACCTGTGGTTACCACACCTAGACCTGTGGTTACCACACCTAGACCTGCGGTTTCAACACCTTCCTCTGCTGTTTCCGCTATTTCAGGATCACCTGCCGCCGAACCTATTGCTTCAGCCTCTGCCACTGCTGAGGCGACTGTTTCAACACCCTCTAGCTCTCCATTGTTTATGCGA AAGGTTTTCAAAAGACAGTTATCTTGCAGCGTAAGAAACAAAAGAAGCTACTATgcgaaaaaacaaaaactcgaTCAAGAACCTGCTGCTTCGGTCACCGG GGATATAGTGGTGAGGGCAGAGGCACTAGTGGTTTCTCCGAGCAAGGAAAAGAGGAATTTGCGGGTTCAAAATCTTGACACAATTCCACAG AGTGCGGTAAAGGAGATGCTTCGTCCATCATTGTCTATTAGGAAAGAGGCTTTTAAGAACATGAAAGATGGTTGGAGTGGCATGGTTGTTGAGTGGCCAATTTATGGACAGGAGGCTTTT CTTATACCTGAGCTTGAGCTCCTTCTGAATCGGGACTTGGATTTGGACGCGTTGGGAAAGCGAGCAGAGGATTTGTTCATGGCTGCATGTCCAAAAGAGACTAATC CGAATGATTATGGATTTGAGAAACTGGTGATCGTGATTGGAAAGCGCCTTGGAGACAAAAAGATGCTGGCCGAAACACCCGAACACAAA GTAAGCCATTCTCTTCCCCACCTCAAATTTGGGAAACTCTGTGTGGATGGGGAAAAGTTAAGCGTTAGTGAGGACCCTCTCGTCCTGCTAAAACTTCTGGCAGTATTTTACATTGGGGACATCGAGTTTGGCGACGCCAAGAAGTTTGGCCAGCTGCTGGAGTTTACCTTCTTGGGCTCCAGCACCGTGAGAAAGGGAAGCAAGTATTTGTCTGTCGAcaaatttatggaaaaaatgaaGCGG GAAAGCCGAGCCGACGATGAGTAG
- the LOC137400375 gene encoding uncharacterized protein, producing the protein MLYSCSICGFSHNSNKVFTLHVIRVHKHDPRFRITCFCGMSYGSYLSYRRHVRRKHKDTETHIESMPLEPVVEPVLDPDPQSPHHRNNEQTVRPPSLEKNCAKFMLSLATSNIPNVHIEKIGSTVTELLNEQKRLLTDTVQKEHGIDVGGLFPCHGFTRLATQHTRMRYFKEKFNLIESTPIRYNNTARRPFYYVSVLSTLQIMLDSPEIRNVVQFPIFSPDGAIKDCIDADYAQNSDFFADGQKIMVAAYYDDIEVVNPIGSKRKKHKIALFYWTLLNVPPQHRFQLKFIHLFAVAYSADVKEYGVQAILLKFAEEINVLKKDGIEVVNRDGKDIYKGSLLFFIGDTPAANMVAGFKEGVGGAAMKCRTCYGSSQEIIQQFNHTEFRLRDIESHRRHCLLLGPEMPARQRVEYSKRYGINSLSILDKIDGFDVCQCIPVDIMHIVCEGTLPYAIKGFVSRLLENRIISISSLNEHIKNFPYRGDDKKNAPSSLERSCFNGLDTGKIGQSATQTICLGFLLPLILAGHNIEEIPEYRLLLMMVEITSVLLAYSFNKDQITTAATLIKLYLETWVTVYGAHTITPKMHYLVHIPYYIVKFGLPRGTWCLRMEAKHAFFKSLRMRNFKNVPLSLSNRHQLEFCHDWADANVHGVLHHNNAKTKGARTAEDSPEPPEHIQESLGDCTQCCNTITISGFRYSIGDAFRLASDTYGVILQIVANNDYITAFLLEEYKAEWFEARLFAHKLQCTGNFVWRLVSSLPHHHPLYVYKLPPFQPACYIQPRYFSDPEFVDTV; encoded by the exons ATGCTTTATAGCTGTTCCATATGTGGATTTTCTCACAATTCAAATAAAGTCTTCACTCTCCATGTCATCCGAGTTCATAAACATGATCCAAGGTTTCGGATAACATGTTTCTGCGGCATGAGTTACGGAAG ctatcTCAGTTATAGAAGGCACGTTCGTAGGAAACACAAGGACACTGAAACTCATATTGAATCAATGCCTTTAGAACCAGTTGTAGAGCCAGTTTTAGACCCAGATCCGCAATCTCCTCATCATCGTAACA ATGAGCAAACTGTTAGACCTCCTTCACTGGAGAAGAACTGTGCCAAATTTATGCTAAGTCTTGCAACAAGTAATATTCCCAATGTACACATTGAAAAGATTGGTTCCACTGTCACTGAGCTGTTGAATGAACAGAAACGATTGTTAACGGATACAGTGCAAAAAGAACATGGAATAGATGTTGGCGGTTTATTCCCCTGTCATGgattcacgcgtctagccactCAACACACTAGAATGCGATACTTTAAAGAGAAGTTCAACCTAATT GAATCGACTCCAATTCGCTACAACAACACCGCTAGAAGACCATTTTACTATGTATCCGTACTATCAACTCTCCAG ATAATGTTAGATAGTCCAGAAATCCGGAATGTAGTACAGTTTCCAATATTCTCTCCAGATGGGGCAATCAAAGACTGCATAGATGCTGATTATGCACAGAATTCTGACTTTTTTGCTGACGGGCAAAAGATAATGGTAGCAGCCTATTATGATGATATTGAAGTG GTGAATCCAATTGGCTCCAAAAGAAAAAAGCACAAGATAG CTCTTTTCTATTGGACGTTACTGAATGTCCCGCCTCAGCACAGATTCCAATTGAAATTCATACACCTGTTTGCTGTGGCATACTCTGCTGACGTTAAGGAATATGGAGTCCAAGCTATCCTTCTAAAGTTTGCCGAGGAAATTAATGTACTCAAGAAG GATGGTATTGAAGTTGTGAATCGGGACGGAAAGGACATCTATAAAGGATCTTTGCTTTTTTTTATTGGCGACACTCCAGCAGCCAATATGGTAGCAGGGTTTAAAGAAGGAGTGGGAGGGGCAGCCATGAAATGTCGGACGTGTTATGGTAGCTCACAAGAGATTATCCAACAG TTTAACCACACGGAGTTTAGACTGAGAGACATAGAGAGTCACCGTCGCCACTGTCTCCTTCTCGGTCCAGAGATGCCTGCTCGGCAGCGTGTAGAATACTCAAAGCGATACGGAATCAACTCGCTATCCATATTAGATAAGATCGATGGATTTGATGTTTGCCAATGCATTCCTGTTGACATTATGCATATTGTGTGCGAAGGAACTCTTCCTTATGCCATAAAGGGGTTCGTATCTAGGCTACTGGAAAACCGAATAATTTCTATATCGTCATTGAATGAACACATCAAAAACTTTCCATACAGAGGAGACGACAAGAAAAATGCACCCAGTAGCTTGGAAAGATCTTGCTTCAATGGACTAGACACCGGAAAAATTGGTCAATCTG CAACTCAAACTATCTGTTTGGGCTTTCTTCTACCTTTAATACTGGCTGGCCACAATATTGAAGAGATTCCAGAATACAGACTGCTGTTGATGATGGTTGAAATTACCTCCGTTCTGTTGGCATATTCGTTCAACAAAGACCAGATTACAACCGCCGCAACGCTAATAAAATTATACCTAGAAACCTGGGTGACCGTATATGGAGCTCACACCATTACTCCCAAGATGCATTACTTGGTACACATCCCCTACTACATAGTGAA ATTTGGTCTTCCAAGAGGAACCTGGTGCTTAAGGATGGAGGCTAAACATGCGTTCTTCAAATCATTACGCATGAGAAACTTTAAGAATGTGCCGCTAAGTCTAAGTAACAGACACCAACTCGAGTTTTGCCATGATTGGGCAGATGCCAATGTGCATGGCGTATTGCATCACAACAATGCCAAAACCAAGGGCGCAC GCACCGCTGAAGACAGTCCTGAACCACCTGAGCACATCCAGGAGAGTTTGGGAGATTGCACACAATGCTGCAACACCATCACAATATCTG GTTTTAGATATAGCATTGGGGACGCCTTTCGTCTAGCTAGCGATACCTATGGAGTAATTCTGCAAATAGTGGCTAACAATGACTATATTACAGCCTTTCTACTAGAAGAATATAAAGCAGAATGGTTTGAAGCTCGGCTCTTCGCTCACAAATTGCAATGTACCGGAAATTTTGTTTGGCGGCTGGTATCTAGTCTACCCCACCACCAtccattatatgtatataaactgcCGCCATTTCAACCCGCTTGTTATATTCAGCCAAGGTATTTTTCTGATCCTGAATTTGTTGATACCGTATGA